The Chitinophagaceae bacterium DNA segment CCACAAGAAGTAGATATACAAATGATGAAATATATTCTTGCTGAGGCAGAAAAAATAGATGCATCATTTGCAAAAAGAAAAAAATAATAGGAAATAAGAGAGAGTTATTGGAATTGAAATTTCAAATATTTTATCTTTTCTCCCTTTGCGATGAATATTTTCTCATAGTTTGTTTGAATTCCGAAGTGTTCTTCTAACAAAGGGGAACTATACAAGTCAAAAGTATATTCTAAACTCTGTATATGCTGGCTTTGCAATACTTTCAGAGTATATTCAAAAAGAATAGTATTATCAGTTTTAAAATAAATAAAGGAATTTGGATGAAGAATTTTTTTATAGGACTCTAAAAAACGCGGTGAAGTAAGACGTTTTCTTTCTTTTTTTATATAAGGATCAGGAAAAGTTATCCATATACCCGAAACTTCTTTCCCTATAAAAAAATTTTCTATCATATCTATTGGTATTCTTAAAAAACGAACATTGGGAATATTTTTTTTTTGAGCAAAAGTCCCACCACACCATATTCTTGATCCCTTTATATCTACTCCTATAAAATTTTTCTCAGGAAAAAAACGAGAAAGACCCACTGTATATTCCCCTCTTCCACAAGCAAGCTCCAGAAAAAGAGGGTTTGAATTCTCAAATACAGAGCTATTCCAGTTCCCTTTCAAACTTTCAAATACTTCTTTCCCCGGCTCTATAATATACGGATTATTTTGATTCTCATGAAATCTTTCTAATTTATTCTTGCCCATTGTAGTATTATATAATAAAGAATTATTTGATTAATGGTTAATGATTAGTTATGAATGTTTTCCTTTGCATCTTTGCTGTATATTTGTTTTTTTTTTAATAAAAAAATCATAACTCATAATTCATCATCTAATCCAATTCTCTAAATAGGAAAACTTTTCCGTAATATTTCCCTTCTCTACAATGGTTGCTCTTTGAATCATTTCACTTGGATGGGGTGATAAGAGACAAGGGAAGATATTTTGAATCAGCATAGTTCCAAAATCAGTAGAAGCATCTCTCGGAATTTCACAAGGAAGATTATCTATAGACATAACCGTTATATTGCCTTCGGATGAAAAAGGAGGCAAAATCGTCACTTCTGTTGGCTCTATATCATAAGCAGGATTAAAGATAGTTGTTGCCTTGACAGTAGTAGGAACAGAGCCATTTATATCACAGGTAATGTCCGCAATAATCTTTACAGAAAAATCATTTTTTAGGACATCAGGCATAGTAAAAAGTTTGGGAGACCGAGGGTCCCAATAATGGGCAGAAATAAGTATATCCGCTTGGGTAAGATACGGATATATTTGTGATACATACAATTCGGGTTTATTATAAAACTCTGAATGCACAAATGGTTTCTTATTTTTATGGATCATATAATCTCTCGTATTCAATTGAGTGTATACTCCCTCATGGTATTGTTCGTGGAGAAAAGAATAAGGAGATACTCTACGAACCCCTATTTTATTAAGCATCTCAATACAGCCCTTGGCAACCCTACCGCCACCTGTTAAAAGAATACGTGTAAATGGAAGTTTAATCTTTTCAAATTCTATTTTCATATCTTCTAAATCAGAACATTCATACACCCTTCTGATATGAAAAAGATTGTATCTTTTTCCATACATCCAAAAAGCATTATAACATCCTACTATTCCTGCCCATTTTCCAAAAGCCACTATCCGCTGTCCCGAATCATCTACCATCGTTTCCCAATCTATCAGCGTTATTTTTCTACGAACAATCTCTTGGAGTAATGATTTATTATGCTCTTGTTTCTTAATAGTATGTGAAAAAAAAATATATGTCTTCCCTTCTAACAAAAGCTCCTTCGGAATTTCTTTTACTCCTATGATAATATCGCAGTCCTGCAAATCTTCTTCTAATGCTATCCCTTTTTCAAAATAATCTAAGTCCGAAAAGCACCTGTCTTTACTCTTTTGCACCACTATTTCCACTCCTTGATATTGTTTCATCACCTCAGAGCATTGCTCGGGGGTTAGGGGAACTCTTTTATCTGGTGGGGTTTTATATTCTTTTATAATACCTATTTTTAATTTTTGCATGTTGTGTGTAAATGTATTTGAATACAATGTATTTTTCCTATAATAGTATTTTTTTCTTGTAATTAAGAAAATAAAAAGTATCTATTTAGCATCTTACGAAAAATCACATAATATTTTCCTGGTGGGAAAGTTTATAGCAAATATTTTAGTGTAAATGTATATACCAAAGTGGATAGACACATGACTTATAATATTTCTATAAACCTTTAATACCTACGAGATTTTTTCTTTCATATTTTAAATATACAAAAAACTATTTGCAATTATATATGATGGGTTCTAAAAATTGTTTTTTAGGTTTTAATTTTTAAAAATATAAGAACCCATTTTATATATTTAAAAAGTTAAAACA contains these protein-coding regions:
- the trmB gene encoding tRNA (guanosine(46)-N7)-methyltransferase TrmB, with product MGKNKLERFHENQNNPYIIEPGKEVFESLKGNWNSSVFENSNPLFLELACGRGEYTVGLSRFFPEKNFIGVDIKGSRIWCGGTFAQKKNIPNVRFLRIPIDMIENFFIGKEVSGIWITFPDPYIKKERKRLTSPRFLESYKKILHPNSFIYFKTDNTILFEYTLKVLQSQHIQSLEYTFDLYSSPLLEEHFGIQTNYEKIFIAKGEKIKYLKFQFQ
- a CDS encoding NAD(P)-dependent oxidoreductase, which produces MQKLKIGIIKEYKTPPDKRVPLTPEQCSEVMKQYQGVEIVVQKSKDRCFSDLDYFEKGIALEEDLQDCDIIIGVKEIPKELLLEGKTYIFFSHTIKKQEHNKSLLQEIVRRKITLIDWETMVDDSGQRIVAFGKWAGIVGCYNAFWMYGKRYNLFHIRRVYECSDLEDMKIEFEKIKLPFTRILLTGGGRVAKGCIEMLNKIGVRRVSPYSFLHEQYHEGVYTQLNTRDYMIHKNKKPFVHSEFYNKPELYVSQIYPYLTQADILISAHYWDPRSPKLFTMPDVLKNDFSVKIIADITCDINGSVPTTVKATTIFNPAYDIEPTEVTILPPFSSEGNITVMSIDNLPCEIPRDASTDFGTMLIQNIFPCLLSPHPSEMIQRATIVEKGNITEKFSYLENWIR